Within Hydra vulgaris chromosome 02, alternate assembly HydraT2T_AEP, the genomic segment GAAGGTTTACACATGCATGAATTACTCATAGCTTAGAAATTATGCCCCCTTTCCCCATCTTCCCCCGACAAACTTTCATTATGGCCATTAACCTAATCtactaaacaaacaaaaagaaataaaaaatcaatgattATTTAGCAGCCCCTATTAGTACTCATGCGACAGGGAGCCCGTCTCTATACTACTAGTATAGGCTATATTTGCCCCTAATTATAATAGAACTACCCTTTACGATAtacgtgaaaaaaaaaacaggcaaTAGATTTGAATACGCTACCTAtctcaaaatttatgttaaatcaACATGAAATGACTGTTCTTtgagaaagtaaataatataacttactttttacttacttaccaagtaaagtataaaatttcaaagaaaaaaattacttttatttgtaaaagtaaatttttttcaaattacttttgtGTAAGCTGtttttgctaattacttactTTTACACGtaaaagtaatttgttgttacgatgtagttttattttactttgtaaagTAAGTGTTAtgtcttttaaatattatatttacgtaagtttatttcataaataaaatcttttacatttaaaaagtaaattacatttcgatgtaagttttttatgtaatcataaccaaaaaaaaagtttaatgaagCAAAAAAGCAACAAATTTGTTAGACTATTTTCACTTTACTCTTTAAATTAAGCTGAAATGCGCAATAAATTTGTTAGATAGATTTTTTCTTCAAGAATATCAAACAGCAAATATGTCAGACATAATTTATGTCAAAATATGTCCGTAGAAAATATGTCTGACATATTTTATGTCAGCAGAAAATaattcaaacataaaattatgtcaaaataTGTCCATAGAAAATATGTCTGACATATTTTATGTCAGCAGAAAATAATTCAGAcataaaattatgtcaaaataTGTCGATAGAAAATATGTGGGACATATTTTATGTCAGCAGAAAATATGTCTCAGACATTTGACAGGTAACAACCCTGGTTGTAACGGGTGATGCGGAAGTTATCAGACAAATCCTAATTTCATTATTTGAgcataataattagtttttgtggttttatgcGTAGGCATAAAcgttctataaaatataaactttattatttgaaacacaattatttaaaatgaggtTAAATGCAGCTGAACGAGAATCTTTTCGAAAGcgactaaaaatgttttttgtaaataaacctaacattaaaaaaaaaaaaaatcgtaaatcattttgaaaaggaAGGATTTGCTCGAAGTACAATATATGATAACCTAAAAAGACTTGAAACTGTTCAATCGTTTTCTAATAGAAAGCACCCTGGTTGTCCGACATCCTGGACTAGAGAAATGAAAGCCGAGTTAACGAGACTTGTCAACAATCGAAAAGGGGTCAGTCAGAGAAAAATAGGTATTAAATTCGGTGTAAATCAATCGACAATTGGCcgtcagttaaaaaaaaatgaatactaAATATAGAAAACTTGACTCCAAAATACACTatacaacaacaaataaaggCAAAGAAAAGAAGCAGGAAACTAGTTAACCAACTCTTTAACACAAAATCGCTTCTAGTCATCGATGacgaaaaatacttttgttttgcaGGGGACAACATGCCTGGAAATTCTGGATACTACacaaacaacaaaaagacaTGCCCAGAAAGTGTTCGTTTTATAGGAAAAgagaaatttccaaaaaaattattaatgtggATAGCCATATCTGACCGTGGTATGTCCGAGCCATTGTTTCGCACTTCCAAGGCTGTAGCGATTAATTCATCaatctatattaatgaatgttTAGAAAAACGACTTCTTCCATTTATTCACAAGTATCATGGAGactttaactatttattttggcCAGATTTAGCAAGTTTTCATTATTCTAAAGATTCTCTAAATTGGATGGACCAATATGTCTATTACGTTGATAAAGAATCCAATCCCCCAAATGTGCCTCAAGCACGACCGATTGAAAATTTTTGGGGACATTTGGCACAGAAGGTTTACGAGGGAGATTGGCAAGCTTCAACAGAGTAAGTTTTGATTGATCGCATTAAACTAAAACtacaagaaatttatttaaactttttacagtCGCATATGAAAGGCGTCAGAGCAAAATTGAGATCAATTACAGATGGTGgtgttttttcatataaaaaataatatatttttattaaaagataaatgctttatttaaaaaaaatataatagtagtttgtttttttatttataactaagtTATTGACGTTTTTATTTTGTCCGATAACTTCCGCATCACccgttaaattagttttttctatGGAAATATTTGGAAGTTTTAGGGGTAAAGTTTCAGATTTGGAGGATTtagaaaaaagaatatatttgcttttagttttatttagagATAGTTTGTTGGCTTTCAACCATTCATTGAGGTTGTCAAGCTCACGATTCATAGTGATAAAGATTGACTCTATGTTTGAGAGGGTATAAAAAACCTGAGTGTCGTCAGCAAAAAGATTGAAATTTAGTACACTAGAAGATAAGTAAATATcgtttatatagaaaataaataataaaggccCTAGAATAGATCCCTGTGGAACTCCGCAAGAAATGTTTTCTAGTTTAGTACAGGTTTTGTCATAAAATACACATTGTTTGCGATTATTAAGATAGgaaaaaaaccatttataactattatttttgacACCATAATATCTAAGTTTGTAAAGAAGAATAGTATGGTTCACAGTATCGAAGGCCTTTGAGAGGTCAATAAAAACCCCAAGAGTATATTGGTTGTTTTCAAATCCGTTTAAAATTTCTCtaactaatttaattactgCATGTTCTGTCGAATGCCCTTTGCTAAATCCGTACTGATTATTATTAAgcaatttatgttttataaaataattgtatatagcCTATTATGCATTATTCTCtctagaattttagaaaaacatggaAGTATTGAGATATGTCTATAATTAGATAATTTAGAAATATCCGTCTTTAAAAATTGGAACTACTCTTGCTAGTTTTAAGAGGTCAGGAAAAATACCATTAttaaatgaaagattaaaaatagttagTAAGGGgttttcaataatatcaaaaacttctttaacaacCCTTGGGCTTATGTCATCAAGGCCTGAGCTTTTGTTTggttttaacatattaaaagcAAACCGAAGTTCATCAGGAGATACTTCAAGCTCATCTATCACACAGTCCTCTTCtttaatatatgatttaaaatttttatttccgcgagttattttatttgctagGTTTTGACcgacatttataaaaaaattattaaaactctcTGCAATAACTTTTCGCTCATTAATTACTGTTCTTTCATcttcaatgtatatattttttggtaaagTGTTACCATGACCTTGTTTATTTTTCCTATCACTTCCTTTATTATATcccaagtttttttgttattaccaatattattttgtagtgattttgagaaataattttttttagctttcttttTCAGGTTTTCAAACaggtttttgtaaattttatattttttttcgttttgataagttttattttttaagaatttttcataTAGTCTTTGAAGATTTAATAAGCCCTTTTGTAATCCAGGGACTTTGCAGATTTTTAAGCTTAGTTTTTATTTCCTTCATCGGAAACGCTTTGTTGTAAGCATTAATGAactcattgtaaaaaaaaatcataagctATATTAGCATCTTTGCAATTATTGAGTTGTTTCCGGTTTACTTTGAGTAAATAATTTCTAAACGCCtcaatattaatttcattaatctGCATTTTTACTTCCCTTTgtactttgtttttctttccttttttaaaaaaatccgaAATGAAAAAGATTGGAAAGTGGTCGCTTATATCGCTTTTTATGATTCCGCTTTGAATGTTGCATGTTGTAAAGttgttagtaaaaatattatcaatgagAGATTCGGTTTGAAGAGTTACGCGAGTAGATTTGTTAATTAAGGGAATAATGTTGTACTGAAAAAGAGTGTTTGAGAATTTTATATCGCTATCAGTTTTAACATTAAGAAGATTTAGGTTATAGTCTCCCGTGATGTaaatttgtttgtgttttactttttttaagtagcattttaagtgttttaaaaaagatttcttatttCCTCATGGCGGTCTATACAAAGcagttattaaaatgttttttttattattgtggtTTAATAATTCGATAGTTAGAAATTCAAAGCCCGCGTTTTGAATACTTGAAATTTCTATTTTCTGAAAATGGATTGAGTCATGAACAAAAATGCATACACCACCACCAATGCCACCACCTCGAGTTTGGTGGATTGCCTTATAACCtggaatttgaaaattattatttttatttctgcacCATGTTTCTATGAAGCATATTACCGTAAACTCAGAGTTTATATTTTTGAGCattgatttaaaacttttaaagtttttgttcatACTACGAATGTTTAAAGTTAGAGTTGAAAATAACATTTGTGACGCATTCATGAGGTTATACTTCctcaatatcaaaatagttagAGTTGATTATGGCG encodes:
- the LOC136075886 gene encoding uncharacterized protein LOC136075886, which encodes MPGNSGYYTNNKKTCPESVRFIGKEKFPKKLLMWIAISDRGMSEPLFRTSKAVAINSSIYINECLEKRLLPFIHKYHGDFNYLFWPDLASFHYSKDSLNWMDQYVYYVDKESNPPNVPQARPIENFWGHLAQKVYEGDWQASTE